The following coding sequences are from one Nicotiana tabacum cultivar K326 chromosome 1, ASM71507v2, whole genome shotgun sequence window:
- the LOC107780589 gene encoding uncharacterized protein LOC107780589 isoform X1, which produces MDNCWQRKCGSMWQSTSPPLVSSSLPDSHSQFPNAGQHFYSSIPQDSVSLGNGIVQQSTLPWNSNSVVDNSNPTEFSGSFISFLSGPLPSLQGEFQQSSNLKSVFMLNEKPINRNNANGSASTNGPVLVPAVELSQYFSSHKLKAGDTLKPTAVINHPRHEMAKPTAPSHYVGNEKLKHFSFPRGTSDAESIPNSAMKFNDIPGILTSRKVFLETGSSGQLSPALSSYPRVFCLGLSGYLVLRDTGLLGVICLCHGSHMSISRFCEHSGLSDVNPGNAVRMDSGVTIAHWRKVFFQELGIRAPDDHGGWDWPEVFPVSTGLREFYPSLPNLSPNAEQSHALGASSGAGQSWNNMFISKNPQRPTLSNLDGIRDPQNGSSFISAYIGSNSKDTNTFNSLPDLKISKPLGINSSLMQMDGSSISSSIELRLGHPSQQSKKFGTSAQQSFEYQIVKPMEYQQSLFPETLMHKAVESRPVEESRSNFHMLNLSPRSGKGQLDLVNSAYGLHNATGESRMRDSVFPMLQARFKGPSEGIPYSEAAKNMVNISHIPPGEPQCKSFTLKCDQTDFHCARGNITNKEFKVDTSCALGHGNSDKGVANNIANLHGATELNFGLYSKYYENKTTVKRVVEGISHSNCLALHEKNLYLCKPYGMMMDMPDAQNTLNLYGKTSLISHNGTFDNGSIRSVCKSMDSRAAPASQAVTLEFPLSSSTLIGNRTLQSSGKESLNGRPIELTENPRMQTLQRGLEFPTPVPVSSSTIATKEHVLCRNPFGRAPTSINQLYEPNVANAPHASKTAAVSAFPAVSDYMGKHSQLIAPNTDLLEGCNFSALSHGGSLHAQDSELHCQLSTDYTAVHWPYLRHGDSESNITPSVEQAKCFQVVPNSFMSYRCSCAVQPDTSLEKHCFIGEPPHTTRIEQRGVSGCIKKNLFACKLNDSQKFPLENVASLEQNSNLMGHKINKMECHSSQWRDVPKKVTGAVSLTCKEQTRSFLTVNEKMRGQSADTGGKIPNCAVAFQNVECLKEPEMSNVSSGGSTPVVTEVSAVIHDKYFSTADGQNTVATNAAVDEGSGIDRCWSSNDVQCSEQSAEFFGVACEFNPIDAGPSKRLADNSSRSLIDELRLRDSLRVNKIQNLSRFSIQEKSRSIQKVADISNKVIRKRTKWKKLDTTFPAVYSACGYPEGTCCAGLQCHSCKYKKTALPSDDGSAEECAYSIEPSFRERRFRIRSLNTLSCNSKVNCHEGKTIGIQSDLLKVGDDDTFVTCELPRGKRPKLDTATHVRQIDEEVNLGDEAVARCSLVDTSMSSEMHGKVSRREVRPIVCGKYGVISNGNPSKPVKFVSLREICDSLAKCSFSGNYTAKMTSAKFRKASAKGKHQRVNNSWNLKKDGSCNAHHVVTAKKSKSHLLTSSELDNCYGDELGAGLFYSLEKRRYDCLVKTGNIADDSLPTQQKPKSKEIHKRGLFESKLEGIHPGEGGSTCARTEGYKGRKKEGVRYNFPQYSESGGGCLVAQEQLNAWIHITGQKRSRKEVSRLPPKDAEYDYRKEYARYKHSKGWKSLVVYKSGIHALGLYTSRFISQGEMVVEYVGEIVGLRVADKREIDYLSGKKLQYKSACYFFRIDQEHIVDATQKGGIARFVNHSCMPNCVARIISVRNEKKVVFFAERDIYPGEEITYDYNFNHEDEGKKIPCYCNSKNCRQYLN; this is translated from the exons ATGGATAATTGTTGGCAGAGGAAATGTGGGTCAATGTGGCAGTCAACGTCTCCACCACTTGTTTCTTCATCACTCCCGGATTCCCATTCTCag TTTCCTAATGCAGGTCAACATTTTTACTCAAGCATTCCTCAAGATTCAGTGTCACTGGGAAATGGAATAGTACAGCAGTCTACTCTTCCATGGAATTCAAATTCAGTTGTGGATAACTCTAATCCCACTGAGTTCAGTGGTTCATTCATATCTTTTCTTTCTGGTCCGCTGCCCTCTTTACAAGGGGAGTTTCAGCAATCATCAAATTTAAAATCAGTCTTCATGCTGAATGAAAAGCCAATAAATCGTAACAATGCCAATGGATCTGCTTCTACCAATGGACCAGTGCTTGTACCTGCTGTGGAATTGTCACAATATTTTAGCAGCCACAAGTTAAAAGCTGGAGATACTCTTAAACCAACTGCTGTAATAAACCATCCAAGACATGAAATGGCTAAGCCAACTGCTCCATCCCATTATGTTGGTAATGAGAAACTAAAGCATTTTTCTTTTCCAAGAGGGACTTCCGATGCAGAATCAATCCCAAATAGTGCCATGAAGTTCAATGACATACCTGGTATTCTGACATCTAGAAAGGTTTTTCTGGAAACAGGATCTTCTGGGCAGTTGTCTCCAGCGCTGAGCAGCTATCCCCGTGTGTTCTGCTTGGGCTTAA GTGGATACCTGGTTCTCAGGGATACTGGTCTTCTTGGAGTTATTTGCTTGTGCCATGGTTCACATATGTCTATTTCTAGGTTCTGTGAG CATTCTGGTTTATCTGATGTTAATCCTGGGAATGCTGTTCGTATGGACAGTGGTGTAACCATAGCTCATTGGCGGAAGGTCTTCTTCCAAGAACTAGGG ATTAGGGCTCCTGATGATCATGGTGGATGGGACTGGCCTGAAGTATTTCCAGTGAGTACTGGTTTGAGAGAGTTTTATCCATCCCTTCCCAATTTATCTCCAAATGCTGAGCAGTCTCATGCATTAGGAGCTTCAAGTGGAGCTGGACAGTCATGGAACAATATGTTTATTTCAAAGAACCCTCAGCGTCCGACATTGTCAAACTTAGATGGGATACGAGACCCACAGAATGGTTCTTCATTCATTTCAGCTTATATTGGTTCAAACTCTAAGGACACAAATACCTTTAACTCTCTTCCAgatctcaaaatttcaaaacctctTGGTATCAACAGTTCGCTAATGCAAATGGATGGGAGTAGTATCTCCTCAAGTATTGAGTTGAGACTTGGGCATCCATCCCAGCAAAGCAAAAAGTTTGGAACTTCAGCTCAACAATCTTTTGAGTATCAAATTGTCAAACCAATGGAGTATCAACAATCATTGTTTCCAGAGACCCTTATGCATAAAG CAGTTGAATCACGTCCAGTGGAAGAAAGCAGGTCAAATTTTCATATGTTGAATTTGAGTCCAAGAAGTGGAAAGGGCCAGCTGGATCTTGTCAACTCTGCCTATGGACTCCACAATGCAACAGGTGAATCCAGAATGAGAGATTCGGTATTTCCTATGCTTCAAGCACGCTTCAAGGGTCCTTCAGAAGGAATACCGTACTCTGAAGCTGCCAAAAATATGGTTAATATAAGTCATATTCCACCTGGAGAACCTCAGTGTAAATCCTTTACTCTAAAGTGCGACCAAACTGATTTTCATTGTGCTAGAGGTAATATAACTAATAAGGAATTTAAAGTTGACACTTCATGTGCTCTTGGACATGGGAACAGTGATAAAGGTGTGGCCAACAATATTGCTAATTTACATGGTGCCACTGAATTAAACTTTGGACTCTACTCCAAGTATTATGAAAATAAAACGACTGTTAAGAGAGTTGTAGAAGGAATCAGTCATAGCAATTGCTTGGCCTTACATGAGAAGAACCTTTACTTGTGCAAGCCCTACGGTATGATGATGGATATGCCTGATGCTCAGAACACCCTTAATTTGTATGGAAAGACATCCTTAATTTCCCATAATGGAACCTTTGATAATGGTAGTATCAGATCTGTCTGTAAATCAATGGACTCTAGAGCAGCTCCAGCATCTCAGGCAGTTACGTTGGAGTTTCCATTATCAAGTTCAACTCTAATTGGAAATCGAACTCTACAGTCATCTGGCAAAGAGAGCTTGAATGGAAGGCCGATTGAACTCACTGAGAATCCAAGAATGCAAACCTTGCAACGGGGGTTGGAATTTCCTACTCCGGTGCCTGTTAGTTCCTCTACCATAGCCACCAAAGAGCATGTGCTATGCAGGAATCCCTTTGGCAGAGCGCCAACATCCATAAACCAGTTATATGAACCCAATGTCGCAAATGCGCCGCATGCATCTAAGACTGCAGCTGTATCTGCCTTCCCTGCGGTTAGTGATTACATGGGAAAACATAGTCAACTTATAGCACCTAATACTG ATCTGCTTGAAGGTTGCAATTTTTCAGCTCTCTCACATGGAGGATCTCTGCATGCTCAAGACTCAGAATTGCACTGTCAGCTTTCCACTGATTATACTGCAGTTCACTGGCCTTACCTTAG ACATGGAGATTCTGAAAGCAATATTACTCCTTCAGTTGAGCAAGCAAAATGCTTTCAGGTGGTCCCAAATTCGTTTATGTCTTACCGCTGTAGCTGTGCTGTTCAGCCAGACACTTCCCTTGAAAAACATTGTTTCATTGGTGAACCTCCGCATACTACTAGGATAGAACAGAGAGGAGTTTCTGGCTGCATTAAGAAGAATTTATTTGCTTGTAAGTTGAATGACAGTCAGAAATTTCCCTTGGAGAATGTGGCCTCTTTggaacaaaatagtaatttaatggGGCATAAGATAAACAAAATGGAGTGTCACTCTTCTCAATGGAGAGATGTTCCCAAAAAGGTGACAGGAGCAGTTAGTCTGACATGTAAGGAACAGACAAGAAGTTTCCTGACCGTGAATGAAAAAATGAGGGGACAAAGTGCAGATACTGGTGGAAAAATACCCAATTGTGCTGTAGCTTTTCAAAATGTTGAATGTTTAAAGGAGCCAGAAATGTCCAATGTTTCATCTGGAGGATCTACGCCTGTTGTTACTGAGGTATCTGCTGTGATTCATGACAAATATTTCTCTACTGCTGATGGTCAAAATACTGTGGCAACTAATGCTGCAGTAGATGAAGGATCAGGAATCGACAGATGCTGGTCATCTAATGATGTGCAGTGCAGTGAACAAAGTGCAGAGTTCTTCGGTGTTGCTTGCGAATTCAACCCCATAGATGCAGGGCCATCCAAAAGGCTTgctgataattcttctcgtagtCTGATTGACGAACTTAGACTAAGGGATTCCTTAAGAGTGAACAAAATACAGAACCTTTCTAGGTTCAGCATTCAGGAAAAGAGCCGTAGTATTCAGAAAGTGGCTGATATATCCAATAAAGTGATTAGAAAAAGAACCAAGTGGAAAAAGTTGGATACAACATTTCCTGCCGTCTACTCTGCTTGTGGCTATCCAGAGGGCACTTGTTGTGCTGGACTACAATGTCATTCGTGCAAGTATAAAAAAACTGCCCTCCCATCTGATGATGGCAGTGCAGAAGAATGTGCATATTCCATAGAACCAAGTTTCAGAGAGAGGAGGTTCAGAATACGTTCATTGAATACTCTTTCTTGTAATAGCAAAGTTAATTGCCATGAAGGAAAAACTATTGGTATTCAGTCAGATCTTTTGAAGGTTGGTGATGATGATACCTTTGTAACTTGTGAATTACCAAGAGGAAAGAGGCCGAAGTTGGATACTGCAACACATGTTAGGCAGATAGACGAGGAAGTTAATCTAGGTGATGAAGCAGTAGCTAGGTGCAGTTTGGTAGATACCTCTATGTCTTCTGAGATGCATGGGAAGGTTTCTAGAAGGGAAGTGAGACCTATAGTGTGTGGGAAATATGGTGTAATTTCTAATGGCAATCCATCAAAACCAGTTAAATTTgtttctctgagagaaatttgtGATTCATTGGCAAAGTGTAGCTTCTCTGGAAACTACACTGCGAAAATGACTTCTGCAAAATTCAGGAAGGCAAGTGCAAAAGGAAAACATCAACGCGTGAACAATTCTTGGAATCTCAAGAAAGATGGGAGCTGCAATGCGCATCATGTTGTAACTGCCAAAAAATCTAAAAGTCATCTCTTGACATCTAGTGAATTGGATAATTGCTATGGAGATGAACTAGGGGCTGGTTTATTCTACTCTCTAGAGAAGAGAAGGTATGATTGCCTTGTAAAAACTGGTAATATTGCAGATGATTCTCTGCCAACTCAACAGAAGCCAAAGTCTAAGGAGATTCACAAACGAGGCCTTTTTGAGTCGAAACTTGAAG GCATTCATCCAGGAGAAGGAGGTTCTACTTGTGCTCGAACTGAG GGATACAAGGGTCGCAAAAAGGAAGGAGTGCGGTATAATTTTCCTCAGTATTCTGAGTCTGGTGGTGGATGCCTTGTTGCCCAGGAGCAGCTAAATGCCTGGATTCACATAACCGGACAAAAGCGATCTAGAAAAGAGGTTTCAAGGCTTCCACCTAAAGATGCTGAATATGATTATCGG AAGGAATATGCTCGCTATAAACACTCCAAAGGGTGGAAGAGTTTGGTTGTATACAAATCTGGCATTCACGCGCTTGGTCTTTACACATCTAGGTTTATTTCACAAGGCGAAATG GTTGTTGAATATGTGGGTGAGATAGTGGGGCTCCGTGTGGCTGACAAAAGAGAAATAGATTACCTGTCAGGAAAGAAATTGCAGTATAAGAGTGCTTGTTACTTCTTTAGGATTGATCAAGAGCATATAGTCGATGCAACCCAAAAGGGAGGGATTGCTCGATTCGTGAACCATTCATGCATG CCAAATTGCGTTGCCAGAATCATTTCTGTGAGGAATGAGAAGAAG GTAGTATTTTTTGCCGAGAGAGACATCTATCCTGGAGAAGAGATTACATATGACTACAACTTCAACCATGAAGATGAAGGCAAGAAAATCCCCTGCTACTGCAATTCGAAGAATTGCCGGCAGTACTTAAACTGA
- the LOC107780589 gene encoding uncharacterized protein LOC107780589 isoform X4 → MDNCWQRKCGSMWQSTSPPLVSSSLPDSHSQFPNAGQHFYSSIPQDSVSLGNGIVQQSTLPWNSNSVVDNSNPTEFSGSFISFLSGPLPSLQGEFQQSSNLKSVFMLNEKPINRNNANGSASTNGPVLVPAVELSQYFSSHKLKAGDTLKPTAVINHPRHEMAKPTAPSHYVGSSGQLSPALSSYPRVFCLGLSGYLVLRDTGLLGVICLCHGSHMSISRFCEHSGLSDVNPGNAVRMDSGVTIAHWRKVFFQELGIRAPDDHGGWDWPEVFPVSTGLREFYPSLPNLSPNAEQSHALGASSGAGQSWNNMFISKNPQRPTLSNLDGIRDPQNGSSFISAYIGSNSKDTNTFNSLPDLKISKPLGINSSLMQMDGSSISSSIELRLGHPSQQSKKFGTSAQQSFEYQIVKPMEYQQSLFPETLMHKVESRPVEESRSNFHMLNLSPRSGKGQLDLVNSAYGLHNATGESRMRDSVFPMLQARFKGPSEGIPYSEAAKNMVNISHIPPGEPQCKSFTLKCDQTDFHCARGNITNKEFKVDTSCALGHGNSDKGVANNIANLHGATELNFGLYSKYYENKTTVKRVVEGISHSNCLALHEKNLYLCKPYGMMMDMPDAQNTLNLYGKTSLISHNGTFDNGSIRSVCKSMDSRAAPASQAVTLEFPLSSSTLIGNRTLQSSGKESLNGRPIELTENPRMQTLQRGLEFPTPVPVSSSTIATKEHVLCRNPFGRAPTSINQLYEPNVANAPHASKTAAVSAFPAVSDYMGKHSQLIAPNTDLLEGCNFSALSHGGSLHAQDSELHCQLSTDYTAVHWPYLRHGDSESNITPSVEQAKCFQVVPNSFMSYRCSCAVQPDTSLEKHCFIGEPPHTTRIEQRGVSGCIKKNLFACKLNDSQKFPLENVASLEQNSNLMGHKINKMECHSSQWRDVPKKVTGAVSLTCKEQTRSFLTVNEKMRGQSADTGGKIPNCAVAFQNVECLKEPEMSNVSSGGSTPVVTEVSAVIHDKYFSTADGQNTVATNAAVDEGSGIDRCWSSNDVQCSEQSAEFFGVACEFNPIDAGPSKRLADNSSRSLIDELRLRDSLRVNKIQNLSRFSIQEKSRSIQKVADISNKVIRKRTKWKKLDTTFPAVYSACGYPEGTCCAGLQCHSCKYKKTALPSDDGSAEECAYSIEPSFRERRFRIRSLNTLSCNSKVNCHEGKTIGIQSDLLKVGDDDTFVTCELPRGKRPKLDTATHVRQIDEEVNLGDEAVARCSLVDTSMSSEMHGKVSRREVRPIVCGKYGVISNGNPSKPVKFVSLREICDSLAKCSFSGNYTAKMTSAKFRKASAKGKHQRVNNSWNLKKDGSCNAHHVVTAKKSKSHLLTSSELDNCYGDELGAGLFYSLEKRRYDCLVKTGNIADDSLPTQQKPKSKEIHKRGLFESKLEGIHPGEGGSTCARTEGYKGRKKEGVRYNFPQYSESGGGCLVAQEQLNAWIHITGQKRSRKEVSRLPPKDAEYDYRKEYARYKHSKGWKSLVVYKSGIHALGLYTSRFISQGEMVVEYVGEIVGLRVADKREIDYLSGKKLQYKSACYFFRIDQEHIVDATQKGGIARFVNHSCMPNCVARIISVRNEKKVVFFAERDIYPGEEITYDYNFNHEDEGKKIPCYCNSKNCRQYLN, encoded by the exons ATGGATAATTGTTGGCAGAGGAAATGTGGGTCAATGTGGCAGTCAACGTCTCCACCACTTGTTTCTTCATCACTCCCGGATTCCCATTCTCag TTTCCTAATGCAGGTCAACATTTTTACTCAAGCATTCCTCAAGATTCAGTGTCACTGGGAAATGGAATAGTACAGCAGTCTACTCTTCCATGGAATTCAAATTCAGTTGTGGATAACTCTAATCCCACTGAGTTCAGTGGTTCATTCATATCTTTTCTTTCTGGTCCGCTGCCCTCTTTACAAGGGGAGTTTCAGCAATCATCAAATTTAAAATCAGTCTTCATGCTGAATGAAAAGCCAATAAATCGTAACAATGCCAATGGATCTGCTTCTACCAATGGACCAGTGCTTGTACCTGCTGTGGAATTGTCACAATATTTTAGCAGCCACAAGTTAAAAGCTGGAGATACTCTTAAACCAACTGCTGTAATAAACCATCCAAGACATGAAATGGCTAAGCCAACTGCTCCATCCCATTATGTTG GATCTTCTGGGCAGTTGTCTCCAGCGCTGAGCAGCTATCCCCGTGTGTTCTGCTTGGGCTTAA GTGGATACCTGGTTCTCAGGGATACTGGTCTTCTTGGAGTTATTTGCTTGTGCCATGGTTCACATATGTCTATTTCTAGGTTCTGTGAG CATTCTGGTTTATCTGATGTTAATCCTGGGAATGCTGTTCGTATGGACAGTGGTGTAACCATAGCTCATTGGCGGAAGGTCTTCTTCCAAGAACTAGGG ATTAGGGCTCCTGATGATCATGGTGGATGGGACTGGCCTGAAGTATTTCCAGTGAGTACTGGTTTGAGAGAGTTTTATCCATCCCTTCCCAATTTATCTCCAAATGCTGAGCAGTCTCATGCATTAGGAGCTTCAAGTGGAGCTGGACAGTCATGGAACAATATGTTTATTTCAAAGAACCCTCAGCGTCCGACATTGTCAAACTTAGATGGGATACGAGACCCACAGAATGGTTCTTCATTCATTTCAGCTTATATTGGTTCAAACTCTAAGGACACAAATACCTTTAACTCTCTTCCAgatctcaaaatttcaaaacctctTGGTATCAACAGTTCGCTAATGCAAATGGATGGGAGTAGTATCTCCTCAAGTATTGAGTTGAGACTTGGGCATCCATCCCAGCAAAGCAAAAAGTTTGGAACTTCAGCTCAACAATCTTTTGAGTATCAAATTGTCAAACCAATGGAGTATCAACAATCATTGTTTCCAGAGACCCTTATGCATAAAG TTGAATCACGTCCAGTGGAAGAAAGCAGGTCAAATTTTCATATGTTGAATTTGAGTCCAAGAAGTGGAAAGGGCCAGCTGGATCTTGTCAACTCTGCCTATGGACTCCACAATGCAACAGGTGAATCCAGAATGAGAGATTCGGTATTTCCTATGCTTCAAGCACGCTTCAAGGGTCCTTCAGAAGGAATACCGTACTCTGAAGCTGCCAAAAATATGGTTAATATAAGTCATATTCCACCTGGAGAACCTCAGTGTAAATCCTTTACTCTAAAGTGCGACCAAACTGATTTTCATTGTGCTAGAGGTAATATAACTAATAAGGAATTTAAAGTTGACACTTCATGTGCTCTTGGACATGGGAACAGTGATAAAGGTGTGGCCAACAATATTGCTAATTTACATGGTGCCACTGAATTAAACTTTGGACTCTACTCCAAGTATTATGAAAATAAAACGACTGTTAAGAGAGTTGTAGAAGGAATCAGTCATAGCAATTGCTTGGCCTTACATGAGAAGAACCTTTACTTGTGCAAGCCCTACGGTATGATGATGGATATGCCTGATGCTCAGAACACCCTTAATTTGTATGGAAAGACATCCTTAATTTCCCATAATGGAACCTTTGATAATGGTAGTATCAGATCTGTCTGTAAATCAATGGACTCTAGAGCAGCTCCAGCATCTCAGGCAGTTACGTTGGAGTTTCCATTATCAAGTTCAACTCTAATTGGAAATCGAACTCTACAGTCATCTGGCAAAGAGAGCTTGAATGGAAGGCCGATTGAACTCACTGAGAATCCAAGAATGCAAACCTTGCAACGGGGGTTGGAATTTCCTACTCCGGTGCCTGTTAGTTCCTCTACCATAGCCACCAAAGAGCATGTGCTATGCAGGAATCCCTTTGGCAGAGCGCCAACATCCATAAACCAGTTATATGAACCCAATGTCGCAAATGCGCCGCATGCATCTAAGACTGCAGCTGTATCTGCCTTCCCTGCGGTTAGTGATTACATGGGAAAACATAGTCAACTTATAGCACCTAATACTG ATCTGCTTGAAGGTTGCAATTTTTCAGCTCTCTCACATGGAGGATCTCTGCATGCTCAAGACTCAGAATTGCACTGTCAGCTTTCCACTGATTATACTGCAGTTCACTGGCCTTACCTTAG ACATGGAGATTCTGAAAGCAATATTACTCCTTCAGTTGAGCAAGCAAAATGCTTTCAGGTGGTCCCAAATTCGTTTATGTCTTACCGCTGTAGCTGTGCTGTTCAGCCAGACACTTCCCTTGAAAAACATTGTTTCATTGGTGAACCTCCGCATACTACTAGGATAGAACAGAGAGGAGTTTCTGGCTGCATTAAGAAGAATTTATTTGCTTGTAAGTTGAATGACAGTCAGAAATTTCCCTTGGAGAATGTGGCCTCTTTggaacaaaatagtaatttaatggGGCATAAGATAAACAAAATGGAGTGTCACTCTTCTCAATGGAGAGATGTTCCCAAAAAGGTGACAGGAGCAGTTAGTCTGACATGTAAGGAACAGACAAGAAGTTTCCTGACCGTGAATGAAAAAATGAGGGGACAAAGTGCAGATACTGGTGGAAAAATACCCAATTGTGCTGTAGCTTTTCAAAATGTTGAATGTTTAAAGGAGCCAGAAATGTCCAATGTTTCATCTGGAGGATCTACGCCTGTTGTTACTGAGGTATCTGCTGTGATTCATGACAAATATTTCTCTACTGCTGATGGTCAAAATACTGTGGCAACTAATGCTGCAGTAGATGAAGGATCAGGAATCGACAGATGCTGGTCATCTAATGATGTGCAGTGCAGTGAACAAAGTGCAGAGTTCTTCGGTGTTGCTTGCGAATTCAACCCCATAGATGCAGGGCCATCCAAAAGGCTTgctgataattcttctcgtagtCTGATTGACGAACTTAGACTAAGGGATTCCTTAAGAGTGAACAAAATACAGAACCTTTCTAGGTTCAGCATTCAGGAAAAGAGCCGTAGTATTCAGAAAGTGGCTGATATATCCAATAAAGTGATTAGAAAAAGAACCAAGTGGAAAAAGTTGGATACAACATTTCCTGCCGTCTACTCTGCTTGTGGCTATCCAGAGGGCACTTGTTGTGCTGGACTACAATGTCATTCGTGCAAGTATAAAAAAACTGCCCTCCCATCTGATGATGGCAGTGCAGAAGAATGTGCATATTCCATAGAACCAAGTTTCAGAGAGAGGAGGTTCAGAATACGTTCATTGAATACTCTTTCTTGTAATAGCAAAGTTAATTGCCATGAAGGAAAAACTATTGGTATTCAGTCAGATCTTTTGAAGGTTGGTGATGATGATACCTTTGTAACTTGTGAATTACCAAGAGGAAAGAGGCCGAAGTTGGATACTGCAACACATGTTAGGCAGATAGACGAGGAAGTTAATCTAGGTGATGAAGCAGTAGCTAGGTGCAGTTTGGTAGATACCTCTATGTCTTCTGAGATGCATGGGAAGGTTTCTAGAAGGGAAGTGAGACCTATAGTGTGTGGGAAATATGGTGTAATTTCTAATGGCAATCCATCAAAACCAGTTAAATTTgtttctctgagagaaatttgtGATTCATTGGCAAAGTGTAGCTTCTCTGGAAACTACACTGCGAAAATGACTTCTGCAAAATTCAGGAAGGCAAGTGCAAAAGGAAAACATCAACGCGTGAACAATTCTTGGAATCTCAAGAAAGATGGGAGCTGCAATGCGCATCATGTTGTAACTGCCAAAAAATCTAAAAGTCATCTCTTGACATCTAGTGAATTGGATAATTGCTATGGAGATGAACTAGGGGCTGGTTTATTCTACTCTCTAGAGAAGAGAAGGTATGATTGCCTTGTAAAAACTGGTAATATTGCAGATGATTCTCTGCCAACTCAACAGAAGCCAAAGTCTAAGGAGATTCACAAACGAGGCCTTTTTGAGTCGAAACTTGAAG GCATTCATCCAGGAGAAGGAGGTTCTACTTGTGCTCGAACTGAG GGATACAAGGGTCGCAAAAAGGAAGGAGTGCGGTATAATTTTCCTCAGTATTCTGAGTCTGGTGGTGGATGCCTTGTTGCCCAGGAGCAGCTAAATGCCTGGATTCACATAACCGGACAAAAGCGATCTAGAAAAGAGGTTTCAAGGCTTCCACCTAAAGATGCTGAATATGATTATCGG AAGGAATATGCTCGCTATAAACACTCCAAAGGGTGGAAGAGTTTGGTTGTATACAAATCTGGCATTCACGCGCTTGGTCTTTACACATCTAGGTTTATTTCACAAGGCGAAATG GTTGTTGAATATGTGGGTGAGATAGTGGGGCTCCGTGTGGCTGACAAAAGAGAAATAGATTACCTGTCAGGAAAGAAATTGCAGTATAAGAGTGCTTGTTACTTCTTTAGGATTGATCAAGAGCATATAGTCGATGCAACCCAAAAGGGAGGGATTGCTCGATTCGTGAACCATTCATGCATG CCAAATTGCGTTGCCAGAATCATTTCTGTGAGGAATGAGAAGAAG GTAGTATTTTTTGCCGAGAGAGACATCTATCCTGGAGAAGAGATTACATATGACTACAACTTCAACCATGAAGATGAAGGCAAGAAAATCCCCTGCTACTGCAATTCGAAGAATTGCCGGCAGTACTTAAACTGA